One segment of Haloplanus natans DSM 17983 DNA contains the following:
- a CDS encoding V-type ATP synthase subunit I produces MLRPEQMSKVSVTGSKGVMDDVVEAVHDCNLLHVTEYDGSWEGFQPGNPIDGAEDASEKLVTVRSIESILDVDAEDAGPTRIVTDEALEAELDELRERVNELEDRRDDIRSELGSVEESLAAVEPFATLGIDLDLLSGYDSLDVIVGEGDIEDVKRAVVDADGIDAVETFAEGDVVAVFARPTEGADDDVLTDALVGVDFTAVEVPDAEGSPEEYVSELEHRQQQLESRLRTVEDELNEVKLDAAGFLLAAEEKLSIDVQKREAPLSFATTDNAFVAEGWIPTEEYTDFAAAITDAVGDHAEVEELERAAFKSDGTEVHEDVAAGTPEGATAADGGEEVRADGGGNVVMRADSPPVIANNPGVVKPFEILTQAVSRPKYDEFDPTVVLFLTFPAFFGFMIGDLGYGALYTLIGYYLYSNFDSDAFQSMGGVTIFAGLFTMLFGVLYGEIFGLHLIATYFWEGALGLAHPPMEKGLSPAGQSYALTWLVVSILVGILHLNVGYVFDFVENLEHHDAKHALYESGSWILMLNGLWIAILSPEVISATPEFMFTIFDGSGVAPEGAEAIHATYALGFNGFPGIIGFLGLAAFFVGLILLVVGEPVEAIEFLNVLVNALSYTRIAAVLLAKAGMAFTVNLLFFGVYVTGEGSEAAFHFGLGHMPAVGDMAHGHEVTEIMFGGLVHSGPAMLIVGLLVLVLGHALVLALGVTSAGLQAVRLEYVEFFGKFYGGGGKEYEPFGYERRYTTED; encoded by the coding sequence ATGCTCAGACCTGAGCAAATGAGCAAGGTCTCGGTGACGGGATCGAAGGGCGTCATGGACGACGTCGTCGAGGCAGTCCACGACTGCAACCTGCTTCACGTCACCGAGTACGACGGGTCCTGGGAGGGGTTCCAACCGGGCAACCCGATCGACGGTGCCGAGGACGCCTCGGAGAAGTTGGTGACGGTCCGCTCCATCGAGAGCATTCTCGACGTCGACGCCGAGGACGCGGGGCCGACCCGCATCGTCACCGACGAAGCCCTCGAGGCGGAGCTCGACGAACTCCGCGAGCGCGTCAACGAACTCGAGGATCGACGCGACGACATTCGGTCGGAGCTCGGGAGCGTCGAGGAGAGCCTCGCAGCTGTCGAGCCCTTCGCCACGCTCGGCATCGACCTCGACTTGCTCTCGGGCTACGACAGTCTCGACGTGATCGTCGGCGAGGGCGATATCGAGGACGTGAAACGTGCGGTCGTCGACGCCGACGGCATCGACGCCGTCGAAACCTTCGCGGAGGGTGACGTCGTCGCCGTGTTCGCGCGCCCGACCGAGGGCGCCGACGACGACGTGCTCACCGACGCGCTGGTCGGCGTCGACTTCACCGCGGTCGAGGTGCCCGACGCCGAAGGCTCTCCCGAGGAGTACGTCTCGGAGCTCGAACACCGGCAACAGCAGCTCGAATCCCGACTCCGGACCGTCGAGGACGAACTGAACGAGGTGAAACTCGACGCGGCCGGCTTCCTGCTGGCCGCCGAGGAGAAACTCTCGATCGACGTCCAGAAGCGGGAGGCGCCGCTCTCTTTCGCGACGACGGACAACGCGTTCGTCGCGGAGGGGTGGATTCCGACCGAGGAGTACACCGACTTCGCGGCGGCGATCACGGACGCCGTCGGCGACCACGCGGAAGTCGAGGAGTTGGAGCGTGCGGCGTTCAAATCCGACGGAACCGAGGTCCACGAGGACGTCGCCGCCGGGACGCCCGAGGGCGCCACGGCCGCCGACGGCGGGGAAGAAGTCCGCGCCGACGGCGGCGGCAACGTGGTCATGCGCGCCGACTCGCCGCCGGTCATCGCGAACAATCCGGGTGTCGTCAAGCCCTTCGAAATCCTCACCCAGGCCGTAAGCCGGCCGAAATACGACGAGTTCGATCCGACGGTCGTCCTTTTTCTCACGTTCCCGGCCTTCTTCGGGTTCATGATCGGTGACCTCGGCTACGGGGCGCTCTATACCCTGATCGGGTACTATCTCTACTCGAACTTCGACAGTGACGCGTTCCAGAGTATGGGCGGAGTCACGATCTTCGCCGGACTGTTTACGATGCTCTTTGGCGTCCTCTACGGCGAGATTTTCGGCCTGCACCTGATCGCGACGTACTTCTGGGAGGGCGCGCTCGGTCTGGCGCACCCGCCGATGGAGAAGGGCCTCTCGCCCGCGGGACAGTCCTACGCCCTGACGTGGCTCGTCGTGAGCATCCTGGTGGGCATCCTCCACCTCAACGTGGGCTACGTCTTCGACTTCGTCGAGAACCTCGAGCACCACGACGCGAAACACGCCCTCTACGAGAGCGGCTCGTGGATTCTGATGCTCAACGGGCTCTGGATCGCCATCCTCTCGCCCGAGGTCATCAGCGCCACGCCCGAGTTCATGTTCACCATCTTCGACGGATCGGGCGTCGCGCCCGAGGGCGCCGAAGCGATTCACGCCACCTACGCGCTCGGGTTCAACGGCTTCCCGGGGATCATCGGGTTCCTGGGCCTCGCAGCCTTCTTCGTGGGGCTCATCCTGCTCGTCGTGGGTGAACCCGTCGAGGCCATCGAGTTCCTGAACGTGCTGGTGAACGCGCTGTCCTATACACGGATCGCGGCCGTGTTGCTGGCGAAGGCGGGGATGGCCTTCACGGTCAACCTGCTTTTTTTCGGCGTGTACGTCACCGGCGAAGGGTCGGAAGCGGCGTTCCACTTCGGACTCGGGCACATGCCTGCGGTCGGTGATATGGCCCACGGTCACGAGGTGACGGAGATCATGTTCGGCGGGCTGGTTCACTCCGGCCCGGCGATGCTGATCGTCGGCCTCCTCGTACTCGTGTTGGGCCACGCGCTCGTTCTCGCACTCGGCGTGACGAGCGCCGGCCTGCAGGCGGTGCGTCTCGAGTACGTGGAGTTCTTCGGGAAGTTCTACGGCGGCGGCGGCAAGGAGTACGAGCCGTTCGGGTACGAGCGGCGGTACACCACGGAGGACTGA
- a CDS encoding V-type ATP synthase subunit C, with amino-acid sequence MSASPGSSNPEYVTARVRSRRAALFSDDDYRKLVRMGPAEIARFMEESEYEREINALGARHSGVDLIEYALNRNLAKHFNDLLAWADGRLYDLIARYLRKFDAWNVKTVLRGIYSDADRDDVETDLIRAGELDDRLLDRLLDAGTIEEAIDLLDRTTFGDPLREAFDDYEDSGVLVPLENAVDRVFYERLLSGLVVNEATETYREFLQAEIDFRNARNALRLARSGADIDPGEYFIEGGRLFSASEMNALASSVDELVAAIRESTYGDALDDALAEFERADSLISFERALDAALLEYSDRLGFVHPLSVAPVISYILAKEREVDNIRAIARGREAGLSEEEIEEELVIL; translated from the coding sequence ATGAGCGCGAGCCCCGGCAGTTCGAACCCGGAGTACGTCACCGCCCGTGTGCGGTCACGCCGTGCGGCGCTCTTTAGCGACGACGACTACCGGAAGCTCGTCCGCATGGGGCCGGCCGAAATCGCCCGCTTCATGGAGGAGTCGGAGTACGAACGCGAGATCAACGCACTCGGCGCGCGCCACTCGGGGGTCGACCTCATCGAGTACGCGCTCAACCGGAACCTGGCGAAGCATTTCAACGACCTGCTGGCGTGGGCGGACGGCCGCCTCTACGACCTGATCGCCCGCTATCTCCGAAAGTTCGACGCGTGGAACGTCAAGACGGTCCTGCGCGGGATCTACTCCGACGCGGACCGCGACGACGTGGAGACGGACCTCATCCGCGCGGGCGAACTGGACGACCGTCTGCTCGACCGCCTGCTCGATGCGGGTACCATCGAGGAGGCCATCGACCTGCTCGACCGGACGACCTTCGGGGACCCGCTCCGTGAGGCGTTCGACGACTACGAGGACAGCGGTGTGCTCGTTCCGCTGGAGAACGCGGTCGACCGCGTGTTCTACGAACGACTCCTGTCGGGACTGGTCGTCAACGAGGCGACCGAGACGTACCGCGAGTTCCTGCAGGCGGAGATCGACTTCCGAAACGCCCGGAACGCGCTTCGCCTGGCCCGAAGCGGGGCCGACATCGACCCAGGGGAGTACTTCATCGAGGGCGGTCGGCTCTTTTCGGCGAGCGAGATGAACGCGCTGGCGTCGAGTGTGGACGAACTCGTCGCGGCGATCCGCGAGAGCACGTACGGTGACGCCCTCGACGACGCGCTGGCGGAGTTCGAACGGGCAGACAGCCTCATCTCGTTCGAACGGGCACTCGACGCGGCACTGCTCGAATACTCGGACCGACTCGGCTTCGTCCACCCGCTGTCGGTGGCGCCGGTCATCTCCTACATCCTCGCCAAGGAGCGCGAGGTGGACAACATCCGCGCCATCGCCCGCGGTCGCGAGGCCGGTCTGTCCGAGGAGGAGATCGAGGAGGAACTGGTGATCCTATGA
- a CDS encoding alanyl-tRNA editing protein, translating into MTDLRYLPDDDDVTEFEATVTGTGDDYVILDGTYFYPGGGGQPADRGTLSWSGGEVTVVDARKNHGDVRHYVDGAASLPEVGTTVDGRIDAERRGRLTRLHTAQHVLSRIVLDEFGAATVGNGLTLDGGWVEFEGADLDTGRIDRLTNAAVDRDLPVHKAERPRDAVEDAVPEGRAQLDRIPDHVDPMRVVEIDDFDVCPCGGTHVDRLGELGTVRITAVSSENGVERIEFDVTA; encoded by the coding sequence GTGACCGACCTCCGCTATCTCCCCGACGACGACGACGTGACCGAGTTCGAGGCGACCGTCACGGGAACGGGCGACGACTACGTGATCCTCGACGGGACGTACTTCTACCCCGGCGGCGGGGGGCAACCCGCCGACCGCGGGACGCTCTCGTGGTCGGGCGGTGAGGTGACCGTCGTCGATGCGCGGAAGAACCACGGCGACGTGCGCCACTACGTCGACGGGGCGGCGTCGCTTCCCGAGGTCGGCACGACCGTCGACGGCCGGATCGACGCCGAGCGACGCGGCCGACTCACCCGCCTCCACACCGCCCAGCACGTCCTCTCGCGGATCGTCCTCGACGAGTTCGGGGCGGCGACGGTCGGCAACGGCCTGACCCTCGACGGCGGGTGGGTCGAGTTCGAGGGCGCCGATCTGGACACGGGGAGGATCGACCGCCTGACGAACGCCGCCGTCGACCGCGACCTCCCCGTTCACAAGGCCGAACGGCCGCGTGACGCCGTCGAGGACGCGGTTCCCGAGGGACGGGCGCAGCTCGATCGGATACCCGACCACGTCGATCCGATGCGCGTCGTCGAAATCGACGACTTCGACGTCTGTCCCTGCGGCGGCACACACGTCGATCGCCTCGGCGAACTCGGGACGGTCCGGATCACCGCGGTGTCGTCCGAGAACGGCGTCGAACGGATCGAGTTCGACGTGACGGCGTGA
- a CDS encoding cysteine hydrolase family protein produces MPYDPDTTALVVVDMQNGFCHPDGSLYAPASEAAVDDVATLVDRAHDAGARVVYTRDVHPPEQFENNHYYDEFDRWGEHVLEGSWESRLVDDLPVEPGDHVVEKHTYDAFHDTELDGWLSARGIDDLLICGTLANVCVLHTAGSAGLRDYRPVLVEDAIGYLETADREYALDHADWLFGETTTRDAVEFLPTC; encoded by the coding sequence ATGCCGTACGATCCCGACACCACGGCGCTCGTCGTCGTCGACATGCAGAACGGGTTCTGTCACCCGGACGGCAGCCTCTACGCCCCGGCGAGCGAGGCCGCCGTCGACGACGTGGCGACGCTCGTCGACCGCGCCCACGACGCCGGCGCCCGCGTCGTCTACACCCGCGATGTCCACCCACCCGAGCAGTTCGAGAACAACCACTACTACGACGAGTTCGATCGGTGGGGCGAACACGTCCTCGAAGGCTCGTGGGAGAGCCGTCTCGTCGACGACCTTCCCGTCGAACCGGGCGACCACGTCGTCGAGAAGCACACCTACGACGCCTTCCACGACACGGAACTCGACGGCTGGCTCTCGGCGAGGGGAATCGACGACCTGCTCATCTGTGGCACGCTCGCCAACGTCTGTGTCCTCCACACCGCCGGCAGCGCGGGGCTCCGTGACTACCGTCCCGTCCTCGTCGAGGACGCCATCGGCTACCTCGAAACGGCGGACCGCGAGTACGCCCTCGACCACGCCGACTGGCTGTTCGGGGAGACGACGACCCGGGACGCGGTGGAGTTCCTCCCGACCTGTTGA
- a CDS encoding ATP synthase subunit A translates to MSQADTTVREDGIIDSVSGPVVTAVDLDARMNDVVYVGDEGLMGEVIEIEGDITTIQVYEETSGVGPGEPVENTGDPLTVDLGPGLLDTIYDGVQRPLDVLESKMNSPYLDRGVDAPGIDLEKEWEFTPEVEEGNEVGRGDIIGTVPETVTIEHKVLVPPDALEEGETAEVVSIESGEFNVDETVAELDNGEEIRMRQEWPVREARPAGDKQTPTEPLLTGQRVQDGLFPIAKGGTAAIPGPFGSGKTVTQQQLAKWSDADIVVYIGCGERGNEMTEVIEDFPELPDPQTGNPLMARTTLIANTSNMPVAARESCVYTGITIAEYYRDMGYDVALMADSTSRWAEAMREISSRLEEMPGEEGYPAYLAARLSQFYERAGYFANINGTEGSISVVGAVSPPGGDFSEPVTQNTLRIVKCFWALDADLAERRHFPSINWNESYSLYRDQLDPWFEENVAEDYAEVRQWAIDTLDEEGELQEIVQLVGKDALPEDQQLTLEIARYIREAWLQQNAFHDVDTYCEPDKTYLILTTIKTFNDEAFDALEAGVPVEEITAVEALPRINRIGVQEEYEAYMDELKDDITEQIRELY, encoded by the coding sequence ATGAGTCAGGCAGACACGACCGTCCGAGAGGACGGCATCATCGACAGCGTGAGTGGTCCGGTCGTGACCGCCGTCGATCTCGACGCCCGAATGAACGACGTCGTCTACGTGGGCGACGAAGGGCTGATGGGCGAAGTCATCGAGATCGAAGGCGATATCACGACCATTCAGGTGTACGAAGAGACCTCGGGCGTCGGTCCGGGCGAACCCGTCGAGAACACGGGCGACCCGCTGACCGTCGACCTCGGGCCGGGGCTGCTGGACACCATCTACGACGGCGTCCAGCGCCCTCTCGACGTGCTCGAGAGCAAGATGAACAGCCCGTATCTCGACCGCGGGGTCGACGCGCCCGGCATCGACCTCGAAAAAGAGTGGGAGTTCACTCCCGAGGTCGAGGAGGGCAACGAGGTCGGCCGCGGCGACATCATCGGCACCGTCCCCGAGACGGTGACCATCGAGCACAAGGTGCTCGTCCCGCCGGACGCCCTCGAGGAGGGCGAGACGGCGGAAGTCGTCTCGATCGAATCGGGCGAGTTCAACGTCGACGAGACGGTGGCCGAACTCGACAACGGCGAGGAGATCCGGATGCGCCAGGAGTGGCCGGTACGCGAGGCGCGCCCCGCCGGCGATAAGCAGACGCCGACGGAGCCGCTCCTGACCGGCCAGCGGGTGCAGGACGGCCTGTTCCCCATCGCCAAGGGCGGTACGGCGGCGATTCCGGGGCCCTTCGGCTCCGGGAAGACCGTCACCCAACAGCAGTTGGCGAAATGGTCCGACGCGGACATCGTCGTCTACATCGGCTGTGGCGAGCGCGGTAACGAGATGACCGAGGTCATCGAGGACTTCCCGGAACTGCCCGACCCGCAGACCGGGAACCCGCTGATGGCCCGGACGACGCTCATCGCCAACACGTCGAACATGCCCGTCGCGGCACGCGAATCCTGCGTGTATACGGGCATCACCATCGCGGAGTACTACCGCGACATGGGCTACGACGTGGCGCTGATGGCCGACTCCACCTCGCGGTGGGCGGAGGCCATGCGCGAGATCAGTTCGCGTCTGGAGGAGATGCCGGGCGAGGAGGGCTATCCCGCCTACCTCGCCGCGCGGCTCTCCCAGTTCTACGAGCGCGCGGGCTACTTCGCTAACATCAACGGCACGGAGGGCTCCATCTCGGTCGTCGGCGCCGTCTCGCCGCCGGGTGGCGACTTCTCCGAGCCGGTCACGCAGAACACGCTCCGCATCGTGAAATGCTTCTGGGCGCTCGACGCCGACCTGGCCGAACGCCGACACTTCCCCTCGATCAACTGGAACGAGTCGTACTCCCTCTACCGGGACCAGCTCGACCCGTGGTTCGAGGAGAACGTCGCGGAGGACTACGCCGAGGTCCGCCAGTGGGCGATCGACACGCTCGACGAGGAGGGCGAACTGCAGGAGATCGTCCAGCTCGTCGGCAAGGACGCGCTGCCGGAGGATCAACAGCTCACCCTCGAGATCGCGCGGTACATCCGCGAGGCGTGGCTCCAGCAGAACGCGTTCCACGACGTCGACACCTACTGCGAACCCGACAAGACGTATCTCATCCTCACGACGATCAAGACGTTCAACGACGAAGCCTTCGACGCGCTCGAAGCGGGCGTCCCCGTCGAGGAGATCACGGCCGTCGAGGCCCTGCCGCGCATCAACCGCATCGGCGTGCAGGAGGAGTACGAGGCGTACATGGACGAGCTGAAAGACGACATCACCGAGCAGATTCGGGAGCTGTACTGA
- a CDS encoding radical SAM protein, with amino-acid sequence MISKGCEQCAKGGKMVLFVYGYCDQRDCFYCPLGENRKNVDTVYANERKVESDEDVLTEAHRMDALGTSITGGEPQEALDRTCHYLSLLKEEFGEDHHTHLYTGITGGRENMRRLSEAGLDEIRFHPPLDLWGDLHGTEWEEILHIAREEGLKPAFEIPGIRAEPEFLEFLDEGAADFCNVNEFEMSDGNYRRMQAEGYDLREGHMSAVESPKEEILSVMGDHDRVYFCTSVFKDAAQHRRRLKRMARTIRREFDEVTDDGTLVYGKTWVTEERLRELGVPEEFYTVKTDHVELAWWLLEEMVDEGDVGEGEIVEQYPTVDGTVVERTPLA; translated from the coding sequence ATGATCTCGAAGGGCTGTGAACAGTGCGCCAAGGGTGGCAAGATGGTGCTGTTCGTCTACGGTTACTGTGACCAGCGCGACTGTTTCTACTGCCCGCTCGGCGAGAACCGCAAGAACGTCGACACCGTCTACGCCAACGAGCGAAAGGTCGAGAGCGACGAAGACGTGTTGACGGAGGCCCACCGGATGGACGCGCTGGGCACCTCGATCACCGGCGGCGAACCGCAGGAGGCCCTCGACCGGACCTGTCACTACCTCTCGCTTCTGAAAGAGGAGTTCGGCGAGGACCACCACACTCACCTCTATACGGGCATCACGGGCGGCCGCGAGAACATGCGCCGCCTCTCCGAGGCGGGACTGGACGAGATTCGCTTCCACCCGCCGCTCGATCTGTGGGGCGACCTCCACGGCACCGAGTGGGAAGAGATCCTCCATATCGCCCGTGAAGAGGGGCTGAAACCCGCGTTCGAGATTCCCGGCATCCGCGCCGAACCCGAATTCCTCGAGTTCTTAGACGAGGGCGCCGCCGACTTCTGTAACGTAAACGAGTTCGAGATGTCCGACGGCAACTACCGGCGGATGCAGGCGGAGGGGTACGACCTCCGCGAGGGCCACATGAGCGCGGTGGAGTCGCCCAAAGAGGAGATTCTCTCCGTGATGGGCGACCACGACCGGGTATACTTCTGTACTTCGGTGTTCAAGGACGCCGCCCAGCACCGCCGTCGGCTGAAGCGGATGGCCCGGACGATCCGCCGGGAGTTCGACGAGGTGACCGACGACGGCACGCTCGTCTACGGCAAGACGTGGGTGACCGAGGAGCGTCTGCGCGAACTCGGCGTCCCCGAGGAGTTCTACACCGTCAAGACCGACCACGTCGAACTCGCGTGGTGGCTCTTAGAGGAGATGGTCGACGAGGGCGACGTGGGCGAAGGGGAAATCGTCGAGCAGTACCCCACCGTGGACGGGACGGTGGTGGAGCGGACGCCGTTGGCCTGA
- a CDS encoding V-type ATP synthase subunit F, which translates to MSQEIAVIGSPDFTTGFRLAGVRKFENVPDEEKEEALDDAVMRTLDDDDVGIVVMHDDDMAYLSRSAREAVEGSIEPVLVTLGGGAGSGGLREQIKRAIGIDLMEED; encoded by the coding sequence ATGAGCCAGGAGATAGCCGTCATCGGCAGCCCGGATTTCACGACGGGCTTCCGACTCGCGGGCGTACGGAAGTTCGAGAACGTACCGGACGAGGAGAAAGAGGAGGCGCTCGACGACGCCGTCATGCGGACGCTCGACGACGACGACGTCGGCATCGTCGTGATGCACGACGATGACATGGCGTATCTCTCCCGGTCGGCCCGGGAGGCCGTCGAGGGTAGCATCGAACCGGTGCTGGTCACCCTCGGTGGCGGCGCCGGCAGCGGCGGCCTGCGCGAGCAGATCAAGCGAGCCATCGGTATCGATCTGATGGAGGAAGACTAA
- a CDS encoding CopG family ribbon-helix-helix protein — MTVVSVSMPEELVERIDAFASEHGYTGRSEVVREASRNLLGEFEDKRLEDRELMAVVTVIFDYETTSVEERMMGLRHDYEGLVVANFHSHVGTHYCMELFVLEGQLESISTFVGKIRATKDTLSVDYSVMPVDEFGPFASPE; from the coding sequence ATGACCGTCGTCAGTGTCTCGATGCCCGAGGAGTTGGTCGAGCGAATCGACGCGTTCGCGTCGGAGCACGGTTACACCGGCCGGAGCGAAGTCGTCCGCGAGGCGTCCCGGAACCTCCTCGGGGAGTTCGAGGACAAGCGACTGGAGGACCGCGAACTGATGGCCGTCGTGACCGTCATCTTCGACTACGAGACGACGAGCGTCGAGGAGCGGATGATGGGCCTCCGGCACGACTACGAGGGCCTCGTCGTCGCCAACTTCCACAGCCACGTCGGCACCCACTACTGCATGGAACTGTTCGTTCTCGAAGGTCAACTGGAGAGCATCTCGACGTTCGTCGGCAAGATTCGGGCGACGAAAGACACCCTCAGCGTCGACTACTCGGTGATGCCGGTCGACGAGTTCGGACCGTTCGCGTCGCCCGAGTAG
- a CDS encoding V-type ATP synthase subunit E: protein MSLDTVAEDIRDEARARAEEIREEGEARAEEIIADAEADAESIREDREAEVEREITQRREQAISSAKLEAKQARLEARRDALAEVREEVEAAIEDIDGERRRSLTETLLDVAAEEFEDEESVSVYGRADDRELLEDLLEAYEGFSVAGEHDCLGGVVVESEESRVRVNNTFDSLLETVWEDNLKELSNRLFER from the coding sequence ATGAGTTTGGACACAGTTGCCGAGGACATTCGAGACGAGGCCCGCGCGCGTGCGGAGGAAATCCGCGAAGAAGGCGAAGCGCGCGCCGAGGAGATCATCGCCGACGCCGAGGCCGACGCGGAGTCGATCCGCGAGGACCGCGAGGCCGAGGTCGAGCGCGAGATTACACAGCGGCGTGAACAGGCGATCTCCAGCGCGAAACTCGAGGCCAAGCAGGCCCGACTGGAGGCTCGCCGCGACGCCCTGGCGGAGGTTCGCGAGGAAGTCGAGGCGGCCATCGAGGACATCGACGGCGAGCGCCGTCGCTCGCTGACCGAGACGCTCCTCGACGTGGCCGCCGAGGAGTTCGAGGACGAGGAGTCGGTTTCCGTCTACGGTCGCGCGGACGATCGAGAACTGCTCGAAGACCTGCTCGAGGCGTACGAGGGCTTCAGCGTCGCCGGGGAACACGACTGCCTCGGCGGCGTCGTCGTCGAGAGCGAGGAGTCGCGGGTCCGTGTGAACAACACCTTCGACTCCCTTCTCGAGACGGTCTGGGAGGACAACTTGAAGGAACTGAGTAACCGACTGTTCGAGCGATGA
- a CDS encoding ATP synthase subunit K produces MYELATQLASVVLQAEGAAAPAIPPTAAAALAVGLAAFGAGYAERGIGAAAVGAVAEDQDLFVQGLIFTVLPETLVILALVVVFLV; encoded by the coding sequence ATGTACGAACTCGCAACGCAGCTGGCATCCGTCGTACTGCAGGCAGAAGGGGCAGCGGCACCGGCCATTCCGCCCACCGCCGCCGCGGCACTGGCCGTCGGTCTGGCCGCGTTCGGCGCGGGATACGCCGAGCGTGGCATCGGCGCGGCCGCCGTCGGCGCCGTCGCCGAGGACCAGGACCTCTTCGTGCAGGGGCTGATTTTCACAGTCCTGCCGGAGACCCTCGTGATTCTCGCGCTGGTCGTCGTGTTCCTGGTCTGA
- the ahaH gene encoding ATP synthase archaeal subunit H: MPRPEVLERIKAAEEEAEEIVAEAEQDRDDRIAEARERADEIRAEAEAEAEEMAERRLAEAESEIEAEATEIREEGQAAREELIAQADAQMDEAVEYAITQFEEAVHAQT; this comes from the coding sequence ATGCCGAGACCAGAGGTTCTCGAACGGATCAAGGCGGCCGAGGAGGAGGCCGAAGAGATCGTCGCGGAGGCGGAGCAGGACCGCGACGATCGGATCGCGGAGGCGCGAGAGCGCGCCGACGAGATTCGCGCCGAGGCCGAGGCGGAGGCCGAGGAGATGGCCGAACGTCGCCTTGCGGAAGCCGAATCGGAGATCGAGGCCGAGGCGACTGAGATTCGGGAGGAGGGCCAGGCGGCCCGCGAGGAACTCATCGCCCAGGCCGACGCACAGATGGACGAGGCGGTCGAGTACGCCATCACACAGTTCGAGGAGGCGGTGCATGCTCAGACCTGA
- a CDS encoding DUF7860 family protein: protein MTGRYGDLDYPTLAKRGTLLGLCLFALGALGELGTHAIGMSIPAWEATLLFDAEVLGVALFLFSPIVFGVVLPLTE, encoded by the coding sequence ATGACCGGACGATACGGTGACCTCGACTATCCGACGCTGGCGAAACGCGGGACGCTTCTCGGCCTGTGTCTGTTCGCACTCGGCGCACTCGGCGAACTCGGCACCCACGCCATCGGGATGTCGATTCCGGCGTGGGAGGCGACGCTCCTGTTCGACGCCGAAGTCCTCGGCGTGGCTCTCTTCTTGTTTTCCCCCATCGTGTTCGGTGTCGTCCTCCCGTTGACGGAGTGA